From Thiomicrospira sp. XS5, one genomic window encodes:
- a CDS encoding Sel1-like repeat-containing protein kinase family protein — protein MSQTRSVKNPIYIQDDLSDIKLICEEGSLSVFSAKQVSDGKAGKQTVRVLTDIHNHYALKREKDLLHYLNKFSDDFPKFNEIRKEGFSYLKFFDFVGKKSLKDVVKKKGVLSSGEAKTLLEHMVSALDKVHGVGFVHTRIRPENIIAGKKHYYLVDWSGTIPALPSFETEVLLGDQKYCPPERLNGEYEASGDIYLLGCVLYFALTGKHIYRLNKVEHSFDQLYAHAFHTPRKLNVLPVFWRQLIVWMTQKSPKDRPGLADLQQWLKDESVPKEIRQQKQETVKGFPEDSLTVLADSHYLYALFKKATLHDASGDVESAFNLYETCAFRGYTRAENNLGLMYEKGKVVRQSYIKAMNMFYQAYEKGNPYGAYNLGYIFEKGWGVDVNLSKAYQLYKYAAMRGHLAAQNRLGECYLDGKGVEVDVVQARFWLGMAAHYGNEMASQNIRRLLTETRRAV, from the coding sequence ATGTCTCAGACCCGGTCTGTCAAAAATCCGATTTATATTCAGGATGATTTATCGGATATTAAATTGATTTGTGAAGAAGGTTCTTTGTCGGTTTTTTCGGCCAAACAAGTATCGGATGGCAAGGCCGGCAAGCAGACAGTGCGGGTTCTGACGGATATCCACAACCATTACGCATTGAAGCGCGAAAAAGACCTGCTGCATTATCTCAATAAGTTTTCAGACGATTTTCCCAAGTTTAATGAAATCCGTAAAGAAGGTTTCAGTTACCTGAAATTTTTCGATTTCGTCGGTAAAAAAAGCTTAAAAGACGTTGTGAAGAAAAAAGGCGTTTTGTCTTCGGGAGAGGCCAAAACACTGCTGGAACACATGGTGTCCGCATTGGATAAAGTGCATGGGGTTGGGTTTGTACATACGCGCATTCGCCCAGAGAATATCATTGCAGGCAAAAAGCATTATTACCTGGTGGATTGGAGCGGCACCATACCGGCGCTGCCGTCATTTGAAACCGAAGTCTTACTGGGGGACCAGAAGTATTGCCCACCGGAACGCCTAAACGGTGAATACGAAGCCTCTGGGGATATTTATCTCTTAGGCTGTGTCTTATATTTCGCGTTAACCGGCAAGCATATTTACCGTCTGAACAAAGTTGAGCACTCATTTGATCAGCTCTATGCCCACGCATTTCATACGCCGAGAAAACTGAATGTATTACCGGTTTTCTGGCGACAATTAATTGTATGGATGACGCAAAAATCGCCCAAAGATCGACCAGGCCTGGCCGATTTGCAGCAATGGTTAAAAGATGAAAGTGTGCCGAAAGAAATTCGTCAACAGAAACAGGAAACCGTTAAAGGCTTTCCGGAAGACAGTTTGACTGTATTGGCCGACTCACATTATCTCTATGCTTTGTTCAAAAAAGCGACGTTACACGATGCTTCCGGCGACGTCGAATCGGCCTTTAACCTCTATGAAACCTGCGCTTTCCGTGGCTATACCCGAGCCGAAAATAATCTCGGCCTGATGTATGAAAAAGGGAAGGTGGTGCGTCAGTCCTACATCAAAGCCATGAATATGTTTTATCAGGCCTATGAAAAGGGCAATCCTTACGGCGCTTACAATCTGGGTTATATCTTTGAAAAAGGTTGGGGCGTTGATGTGAATCTTTCAAAAGCCTACCAGCTTTATAAGTACGCCGCTATGCGCGGCCATCTCGCGGCGCAAAACCGGTTGGGTGAATGCTATTTGGACGGTAAAGGGGTGGAAGTCGATGTGGTTCAGGCTCGTTTCTGGCTCGGGATGGCCGCGCACTACGGCAATGAAATGGCGTCCCAAAACATCCGTCGATTGCTGACCGAAACCCGCCGCGCTGTTTGA
- a CDS encoding thioredoxin fold domain-containing protein, with protein sequence MNLKLLATALTAILFLVGCDKAANASGYAENSKLKELTNLQALAAEARERNLPIMLTVGAEWCEFCHILREEVLDPMALGGDYDGKVMFMRYLSIDEHQPIPDVNGQPIRKDELARRYKADLTPTVIFIDGNGEKVADNIVGIANIELYTTLIHKHLNQAYQKMGNPLRLDAMPGQ encoded by the coding sequence TTGAATTTGAAATTACTGGCCACAGCGCTGACGGCCATTCTGTTTCTGGTCGGCTGCGATAAGGCGGCCAATGCCTCCGGTTACGCCGAAAACTCGAAGCTGAAAGAACTGACCAACCTGCAAGCGCTGGCCGCTGAAGCGCGGGAGCGCAATCTGCCGATCATGCTGACCGTCGGGGCCGAATGGTGTGAATTCTGCCACATCCTCCGCGAAGAAGTGCTCGACCCTATGGCCTTGGGCGGCGATTACGACGGCAAGGTGATGTTCATGCGCTATTTGAGCATTGACGAACACCAACCAATTCCCGACGTGAACGGCCAACCGATTCGCAAAGATGAATTGGCACGCCGCTACAAAGCCGACCTGACGCCAACGGTGATTTTCATCGACGGAAACGGCGAAAAAGTGGCGGACAACATCGTCGGCATTGCCAATATCGAACTCTACACCACCTTGATTCATAAACACCTGAATCAGGCCTATCAAAAAATGGGCAATCCGCTGCGCCTGGATGCCATGCCCGGGCAATAG
- a CDS encoding retention module-containing protein, translated as MSEQNNNVEVAVGVIESVDGNVFVKDSSGQAIPVVNGQQVLLNQIVQTGEDGSLLVNLITGQTLALGRNTTVKLDSDVTGVLEGEDSQANLQDVQEIVEKILAGNFDELEATAAGEEGDISSSSQEGSEVQRNALQGEVTSGFDTSANDVEAIQATRDATEEVLTEEPEAIVQPEPEPEPEPEPEPEPEPEPEPEPEPEPEPEPEPIVASLALSATQEVAEGGELVYIVTVSEPAVTDLNIQLSNGGSIDIPAGSSSGSITLNAPSDDVYIDPSNVSVSITGVTGGGYDDINITNDNVVTSVYDTIDATIISITGDETVAEGEEATYTVSISNPVPDGETVTVPVTYTYQSAESGDIITNTTEVVLDAANQSVDFTVAAVDDAYAEGDEVYSVVIGTPVDTGSFENVELGNDTVATTIKDGNDNEGTPGDDDKAIVSISGDASVVEGNDASYTVSVDKAVAAGETVTVPVTYTYQSAESGDIITNTTEVVLDAANQSVDFTVAAVDDAYAEGDEVYSVVIGTPVDTGSFENVELGNDTVATTIKDNDTAPTIGDDSIAVSEEGINLPGEGKVGIPDEQSGPGYLDTTNNNSASGSLAITGNGTSELVVAIDLSSLPTDLTSGSDPITWSYDSSNQSVAIGSTVDGEVIRVELNDGNSVVNSEGSIPSSSIDYEVTLTGPVDHPVNSLEDTLSFNFDVSITDGANTPVDTGSIAITIEDDMPSAQADSLTLDVMVNNLEIGGLETSWSNVSGGSANIDNQSAGSDDVVSWGGSSQDTNYTFDDNNGLISTQPASVNSMFELGTFTHNNFPVYSSIDSVDLDLSLNVNINGYPVSISHTINFDHNETSNTSDPEESRDIVTIQNASTIVPVTTPDGQTYEFEIIGFVDESGNLVDQVHTYENASNSYTLMAKLVSSDAAEITGAIDLDVFGADGPAEDNPVQWQGVDGSGHVQGQYGVLTVQSDGSYTYAMDQGAYDQLQPGAPINEEFSYTVTDGDGDSSTSTLTIDINPSLAEQAPDLQPEAENESQEMMFGDVSTNLVLTLDVSGSMDSNVSGASQTRFEIAKASLVDVIESYQSLGATEVNLTLFGSSATNVGWMNTAEAVSYIQSLELHWNDSGEADGLFSNGEPVNVDIGGTDYKDAIDATEVISFSGHDADQTIGYFLSDGEPNQHENSVNSDNDQTIKDWKTFIEANVDELHVVGIGNNVSDEYLEHVQVEDGKDPIMVTDENQLASTLNDTVQAVVTGDVSDNYSGGDGVITIDSIEVYGTTYTASNFPSEGVDLDGQGTLQFNFTTGEYSYSAASNEFTSDVSKAFSVTVSDADGDEASFDVSIDVTLPPDLQPEAENESQEMTLGDVSTNLVLTLDVSGSMDSNVSGASQTRFEIAQASLVDVIESYQSLGNTDVNLTLFGEDAINIGWMNASDAIEYIESLTLERGGWFSSGGLYSDGSDVNVDTGGTDYKDAIDATEVISFSGHDADQTIGYFLSDGEPNQHENSVNSDNDQTIKDWKTFIEANVDELHVVGIGNNVSDEYLEHVQVEDGKDPIMVTDENQLASTLNDTVQAVVTGDVSDNYSGGDGVITIDSIEVYGTTYTASNFPSEGVDLDGQGTLQFNFTTGEYSYSAASNEFTSDVSKAFSVTVSDADGDEASFDVNINIEVQSSESSTTEGTVVDGIVDGLGYATSSGLTGVTSESGAFSYREGDTITFMVGDVVIGTADAADLTSDQVFLQDLADVSRSDLNNEYVENMAVFLQSLDADGNADNGITIKPAVFAQFEGVSLDLKTASEAEVKAVIEEAGHHYVNEEEAMAHVQRMLQQYGGQTEFDAHVDDSIQTATLAHEVLQSDGMRFETSSGLSGELVDGVFEYDQGDTINLYVGETLMASFSSDVIDANGVITFSDAGFTVTADELSALLAPEAAEQEVSIDERADQAEADLSVATVASTDEQPGLAETDMVEDSVETSANAEGTEADAGSATEDMADDAVSEEQPGLAETDTETDEVETTADGGTDMDDEAIDDSILYGFDSDEADTLIADSLTDQDNVYEPASGNSNETLDLSEVISEEPKDSDALNDYLSMIEKDEVSDGSEDSKPESDQAVIENTPVPVELDTQLQTADGLVSQIDDSNIDYQND; from the coding sequence ATGTCTGAACAAAATAATAATGTAGAAGTTGCAGTTGGTGTGATTGAGTCTGTTGATGGGAATGTCTTCGTGAAAGACTCGTCAGGCCAGGCTATTCCTGTCGTAAATGGGCAGCAGGTGCTGTTAAATCAGATTGTTCAGACAGGCGAAGATGGTTCCTTATTAGTGAATCTAATCACCGGCCAGACGTTGGCACTTGGACGAAATACTACGGTTAAGTTGGATTCTGACGTCACTGGCGTTTTGGAAGGTGAAGATAGCCAAGCGAATTTGCAAGATGTGCAGGAAATTGTCGAAAAAATCCTTGCCGGTAACTTTGATGAACTTGAGGCGACTGCTGCTGGTGAGGAAGGTGATATCAGTTCATCCAGTCAAGAAGGAAGTGAGGTTCAAAGAAATGCCTTGCAAGGCGAGGTAACCAGTGGGTTTGACACTTCAGCTAATGATGTTGAGGCAATTCAGGCAACAAGAGACGCCACAGAGGAGGTCTTGACAGAGGAACCAGAAGCCATTGTTCAGCCAGAGCCAGAACCAGAGCCAGAACCAGAACCAGAACCAGAGCCAGAGCCAGAACCAGAGCCAGAACCAGAACCAGAGCCAGAACCAGAACCAGAACCAATTGTTGCTTCGCTAGCCCTGTCCGCTACACAAGAAGTCGCAGAAGGCGGAGAGCTTGTTTATATCGTAACGGTTTCTGAACCTGCCGTTACAGACTTAAACATTCAGCTGAGTAATGGTGGGTCTATCGATATCCCTGCGGGTTCCAGTTCAGGATCAATAACACTTAATGCGCCATCAGATGATGTTTATATAGATCCATCTAATGTTTCAGTGAGTATTACTGGTGTTACAGGTGGTGGGTATGATGATATTAATATCACGAATGACAATGTCGTCACATCAGTGTATGACACGATAGACGCAACAATTATTTCTATAACAGGCGATGAAACGGTTGCAGAAGGCGAAGAAGCGACATATACCGTAAGTATTAGTAACCCGGTGCCTGACGGAGAAACGGTGACGGTACCGGTGACCTACACCTATCAATCAGCCGAAAGCGGCGACATCATCACCAACACCACAGAAGTGGTGCTGGATGCAGCCAATCAAAGCGTCGACTTCACGGTGGCCGCAGTGGATGACGCCTACGCAGAAGGCGACGAAGTTTACAGCGTCGTCATCGGCACGCCAGTAGACACAGGCAGCTTCGAAAACGTCGAGTTGGGCAACGACACAGTCGCCACGACCATTAAAGACGGCAACGACAACGAAGGCACACCAGGAGACGACGACAAAGCCATCGTCTCAATCAGCGGTGATGCCAGCGTCGTCGAAGGCAATGACGCCAGCTACACAGTGAGCGTAGACAAAGCGGTCGCAGCCGGAGAAACGGTGACGGTACCGGTGACCTACACCTATCAATCAGCCGAAAGCGGCGACATCATCACCAACACCACAGAAGTGGTGCTGGATGCAGCCAATCAAAGCGTCGACTTCACGGTGGCCGCAGTGGATGACGCCTACGCAGAAGGCGACGAAGTTTACAGCGTCGTCATCGGCACGCCAGTAGACACAGGCAGCTTCGAAAACGTCGAGTTGGGCAACGACACAGTCGCCACGACCATTAAAGACAATGATACTGCCCCAACAATTGGAGATGACTCAATTGCTGTTTCAGAAGAGGGCATTAATTTACCAGGAGAAGGAAAGGTAGGTATTCCTGATGAGCAGTCTGGTCCAGGTTATTTGGATACAACAAATAATAATAGCGCTTCGGGTAGTTTGGCGATTACGGGGAATGGCACTTCTGAGCTGGTGGTGGCTATTGATTTGAGTTCTCTTCCAACTGATTTAACGTCTGGTAGTGACCCGATTACTTGGTCATATGATTCAAGCAATCAGTCTGTTGCGATTGGTTCTACTGTTGATGGAGAAGTAATCCGAGTCGAATTAAATGATGGAAATTCTGTTGTTAATTCTGAAGGTTCAATTCCATCGTCTTCAATTGATTATGAAGTTACTTTAACCGGACCTGTCGATCATCCAGTTAATAGTTTAGAAGATACGCTGAGTTTTAATTTTGATGTCTCTATTACGGATGGAGCGAATACACCTGTTGATACAGGTTCTATAGCCATTACTATTGAAGATGATATGCCGTCTGCCCAAGCAGATTCCTTAACTTTGGATGTAATGGTTAATAACCTAGAGATTGGAGGCTTGGAAACTTCTTGGTCTAATGTTTCTGGTGGCAGTGCTAATATTGATAATCAATCGGCTGGTTCTGATGACGTAGTTAGTTGGGGTGGATCAAGCCAAGATACAAATTATACTTTTGATGATAATAATGGCCTGATTTCAACTCAGCCAGCCTCAGTGAATTCGATGTTTGAATTGGGAACATTTACTCATAACAACTTCCCTGTTTATTCATCAATTGATTCCGTTGATTTGGATTTGTCATTAAATGTGAATATTAATGGTTACCCTGTTTCAATATCACACACGATCAACTTTGATCACAATGAAACCAGCAACACATCCGATCCTGAAGAAAGCCGGGATATTGTGACGATTCAGAATGCAAGCACAATCGTGCCGGTTACAACGCCAGACGGGCAAACATATGAATTCGAAATTATCGGGTTTGTAGATGAGTCTGGCAATCTGGTCGATCAGGTACATACTTATGAAAATGCTTCGAATAGTTATACTTTGATGGCTAAATTGGTTTCTTCGGATGCAGCAGAAATAACTGGTGCAATTGATCTTGATGTGTTCGGTGCGGATGGTCCGGCTGAAGACAATCCTGTCCAATGGCAAGGTGTCGATGGTTCAGGACATGTCCAAGGTCAATATGGGGTGTTAACGGTTCAAAGTGATGGTAGCTATACTTACGCAATGGACCAAGGAGCTTATGATCAGTTACAACCAGGAGCGCCAATCAATGAAGAATTCTCTTACACTGTCACAGACGGAGATGGAGATAGTTCAACTTCTACCCTAACAATTGATATAAATCCATCTTTGGCAGAGCAAGCCCCTGACCTGCAACCTGAAGCGGAAAATGAATCACAGGAAATGATGTTTGGCGATGTCTCGACAAATTTGGTTTTGACGCTGGATGTTTCAGGCTCTATGGACAGTAATGTTTCTGGTGCTAGTCAAACTCGATTTGAGATTGCAAAAGCCTCTCTGGTTGATGTGATTGAATCTTATCAATCCTTGGGTGCAACCGAAGTTAATTTGACGCTATTCGGTAGTAGTGCAACAAACGTTGGTTGGATGAATACTGCAGAGGCCGTGAGTTATATTCAATCGTTAGAGTTGCATTGGAATGATAGTGGTGAAGCGGATGGACTTTTCTCTAATGGCGAACCAGTGAACGTAGACATTGGTGGTACGGATTACAAGGATGCCATTGATGCCACGGAAGTGATTAGCTTTAGTGGTCATGATGCGGATCAAACAATCGGTTATTTCTTATCCGATGGTGAACCGAATCAACATGAAAATAGCGTCAATAGCGATAATGACCAAACCATTAAAGACTGGAAAACCTTTATTGAAGCCAATGTTGATGAATTACATGTTGTCGGTATTGGGAACAACGTTTCGGATGAATATCTAGAGCATGTTCAGGTCGAAGACGGTAAAGATCCAATAATGGTGACGGATGAGAACCAGTTAGCCAGTACGTTGAATGACACGGTTCAAGCGGTTGTGACAGGAGACGTTTCCGACAACTACAGTGGTGGAGATGGTGTGATCACCATTGACAGTATTGAGGTTTATGGAACGACTTATACGGCCTCAAACTTCCCATCAGAAGGGGTGGATTTAGATGGTCAAGGCACTTTGCAATTCAACTTCACTACCGGTGAGTATAGCTACAGTGCAGCATCAAATGAATTTACGTCTGATGTATCGAAAGCCTTTAGTGTCACAGTGTCGGATGCAGATGGTGATGAAGCGTCGTTTGATGTCAGTATTGATGTCACCTTGCCGCCTGATCTGCAACCTGAAGCGGAAAATGAATCGCAGGAAATGACGCTTGGCGATGTGTCAACAAATTTGGTTTTGACGCTGGATGTTTCAGGCTCTATGGACAGTAATGTTTCTGGTGCTAGTCAAACTCGATTTGAGATTGCACAAGCCTCTCTGGTTGATGTGATTGAATCTTATCAATCTCTAGGTAACACAGATGTCAATTTGACACTGTTTGGGGAAGATGCAATCAATATTGGTTGGATGAACGCTTCTGATGCCATTGAATATATAGAATCACTGACTCTTGAAAGAGGAGGATGGTTCAGTTCTGGAGGTTTGTACTCAGATGGGAGCGATGTCAATGTAGATACTGGTGGTACGGATTACAAGGATGCCATTGATGCCACGGAAGTGATTAGCTTTAGTGGTCATGATGCGGATCAAACAATCGGTTATTTCTTATCCGATGGTGAACCGAATCAACATGAAAATAGCGTCAATAGCGATAATGACCAAACCATTAAAGACTGGAAAACCTTTATTGAAGCCAATGTTGATGAATTACATGTTGTCGGTATTGGGAACAACGTTTCGGATGAATATCTAGAGCATGTTCAGGTCGAAGACGGTAAAGATCCAATAATGGTGACGGATGAGAACCAGTTAGCCAGTACGTTGAATGACACGGTTCAAGCGGTTGTGACAGGAGACGTTTCCGACAACTACAGTGGTGGAGATGGTGTGATCACCATTGACAGTATTGAGGTTTATGGAACGACTTATACGGCCTCAAACTTCCCATCAGAAGGGGTGGATTTAGATGGTCAAGGCACTTTGCAATTCAACTTCACTACCGGTGAGTATAGCTACAGTGCAGCATCAAATGAATTTACGTCTGATGTATCGAAAGCCTTTAGTGTCACAGTGTCGGATGCAGATGGTGATGAAGCGTCGTTTGATGTCAATATAAATATCGAGGTGCAATCGTCAGAATCCTCTACTACAGAAGGTACTGTAGTGGATGGTATTGTTGATGGTTTAGGTTACGCCACTTCATCTGGTTTGACTGGCGTGACATCTGAATCAGGTGCCTTCAGTTATCGTGAAGGGGATACAATCACCTTTATGGTGGGTGATGTGGTAATCGGTACTGCCGATGCTGCGGATCTAACGTCTGACCAAGTCTTCTTGCAAGATCTGGCCGATGTGTCTCGTTCTGACTTGAACAACGAATATGTTGAAAACATGGCAGTCTTCCTGCAGTCATTGGATGCGGATGGAAATGCTGACAACGGTATTACTATTAAGCCAGCAGTATTTGCACAATTTGAAGGTGTTTCGCTAGACTTGAAAACAGCTTCTGAAGCTGAAGTAAAAGCCGTTATCGAAGAAGCCGGTCATCATTATGTGAATGAAGAAGAGGCCATGGCGCATGTACAAAGAATGCTGCAACAATACGGTGGTCAAACCGAGTTTGATGCGCATGTCGATGACTCCATTCAAACCGCAACGCTGGCGCATGAAGTGTTGCAGAGTGACGGAATGCGTTTCGAAACCAGCTCCGGTTTGAGCGGCGAACTGGTGGATGGTGTCTTTGAATACGATCAGGGCGATACCATTAACCTCTATGTCGGCGAGACCCTAATGGCCAGCTTCAGCAGTGATGTGATCGATGCCAATGGCGTGATTACTTTCAGTGACGCTGGCTTTACGGTCACTGCTGACGAGCTCAGCGCTCTGCTGGCGCCGGAAGCTGCTGAACAGGAGGTTTCGATTGACGAGCGTGCCGACCAAGCCGAGGCGGATCTGAGTGTGGCGACTGTGGCCTCAACGGACGAACAGCCAGGCCTGGCCGAAACGGATATGGTTGAGGACTCCGTTGAAACCTCAGCGAATGCAGAGGGCACTGAGGCCGATGCTGGTTCAGCGACTGAAGATATGGCGGATGATGCCGTCTCCGAAGAACAACCAGGCCTGGCTGAAACCGATACTGAGACAGATGAGGTGGAAACGACGGCAGACGGCGGAACGGATATGGACGATGAAGCCATCGATGATTCGATTCTGTATGGATTTGATAGTGATGAAGCGGACACTTTGATTGCTGATAGCCTTACGGATCAAGATAATGTTTATGAGCCAGCTTCTGGAAATAGCAATGAAACATTGGATTTGAGTGAGGTTATTAGTGAAGAACCTAAAGACTCAGATGCACTGAATGATTATTTGAGTATGATTGAAAAGGATGAAGTTTCTGACGGAAGCGAGGATTCCAAACCTGAGTCCGACCAGGCAGTTATTGAGAATACTCCAGTGCCAGTTGAGTTAGATACTCAGCTCCAGACAGCGGATGGGTTGGTTTCACAAATTGACGATAGCAATATAGATTATCAAAACGATTGA
- a CDS encoding adenine phosphoribosyltransferase, giving the protein MSQHPLAQYLDAVPDFPKPGILFQDISPLLKTHFKETIDAMSGLFTEEEWADVDYLVGIESRGFIFASALAYKHNKGFIKVRKPGKLPNVHCSMEYGLEYGSDKLEMQKGDGKKVFVFDDLVATGGSLQASMKLCEKVGYEVMGIGCLVDLKALNSFEYNGMKARSLIQFDD; this is encoded by the coding sequence ATGAGCCAGCATCCTCTTGCACAATATTTAGACGCCGTGCCCGATTTCCCGAAACCAGGCATTCTCTTTCAGGATATCTCACCGTTATTGAAAACCCACTTCAAAGAAACCATCGACGCCATGTCCGGTTTGTTTACGGAGGAAGAGTGGGCAGACGTCGACTATTTGGTCGGCATTGAATCTCGCGGGTTTATTTTTGCCTCCGCGCTGGCCTACAAGCACAACAAAGGCTTTATTAAAGTGCGTAAACCCGGCAAGTTGCCGAATGTACACTGCTCGATGGAGTATGGCTTGGAATACGGTTCCGACAAGCTGGAAATGCAGAAAGGCGATGGTAAAAAAGTATTTGTGTTTGATGATTTGGTGGCGACCGGCGGTTCCTTGCAAGCTTCAATGAAATTGTGCGAGAAAGTCGGTTATGAGGTAATGGGCATTGGTTGTTTGGTGGATTTGAAAGCCCTGAACAGCTTCGAATACAACGGTATGAAAGCCCGTTCATTGATTCAGTTTGACGACTGA
- the trxC gene encoding thioredoxin TrxC: MIIMCPHCGGLNRIPDEKLSESPNCGKCKHPVFTGQPVEMTGQQFLRALQKTDQPLVVDFWAPWCGPCKMFAPTFSQAAAQLEPHARLVKINTENEQQVAAQFNIRSIPTLAIFKNGQEITRQSGAMDLGSFVNWVKSAL, encoded by the coding sequence ATGATTATCATGTGCCCACACTGCGGCGGACTCAACCGCATTCCAGACGAAAAACTCTCTGAGTCGCCCAATTGCGGAAAATGCAAACACCCCGTCTTCACCGGCCAGCCGGTGGAAATGACCGGCCAGCAATTCCTGCGCGCCTTGCAAAAAACCGACCAACCGTTGGTGGTCGATTTCTGGGCGCCTTGGTGCGGCCCGTGCAAAATGTTCGCACCCACCTTTTCTCAGGCTGCGGCCCAATTGGAACCTCATGCCCGCTTGGTGAAAATCAATACCGAAAATGAACAACAGGTGGCCGCTCAGTTCAATATTCGTTCCATCCCGACCTTGGCCATTTTCAAAAACGGCCAGGAAATCACCCGCCAATCCGGTGCGATGGATTTGGGAAGTTTTGTGAATTGGGTCAAAAGTGCTCTATAA
- the argH gene encoding argininosuccinate lyase, with product MSNQHNQEKLSSARFSEATDAFVEEFTASIQFDKRMYRQDIQGSIAHATMLCKVGLLTEQEREDIIEGLGQVQADIESGKMEWSIKQEDIHMNIEARLTDLIGITGKKLHTGRSRNDQVATDIRLYLRDEIDAILPEMTRLQHGILSLAEKEADTIMPGFTHLQTAQPVTFGHHMMAWFEMIKRDVERLEDCRKRVNTLPLGSAALAGTTYPIEREVTAELLGFDRISQNSLDGVSDRDFAIEFTAFAATFLMHLSRFSEELVLWSSAQFNFIDLPDRFCTGSSIMPQKKNPDVPELVRGKTGRVYGHLISLLTLMKSQPLAYNKDNQEDKEPLFDTVDTVRGSLRAFADMVPAIIVNRDVTYDAAKRGFSTATDLADYLVNKGLPFRDAHEVVGLAVAHGLQNGQDLSEMSLETLQSFHGSITDDVFEVLTLEGSVSARNHLGGTAPEQVKAAIARAKSEL from the coding sequence ATGAGCAATCAACACAACCAAGAAAAACTGTCCAGTGCCCGTTTCAGTGAAGCCACCGACGCTTTTGTCGAAGAGTTCACCGCCTCGATTCAATTCGACAAACGCATGTACCGTCAGGACATCCAAGGGTCGATTGCTCATGCCACCATGTTATGCAAAGTCGGCCTGCTGACCGAACAGGAACGGGAAGACATTATCGAAGGCCTCGGTCAGGTTCAGGCCGACATCGAAAGCGGCAAAATGGAGTGGTCGATCAAGCAAGAAGACATTCACATGAATATCGAAGCGCGTTTGACCGACCTGATCGGCATCACCGGTAAGAAATTGCACACCGGCCGTTCACGTAACGATCAGGTTGCCACCGATATCCGTCTGTACCTTCGAGACGAGATTGATGCCATTCTGCCGGAAATGACGCGTTTACAACACGGCATCCTGTCTCTGGCAGAAAAAGAAGCCGACACCATTATGCCGGGCTTTACCCACTTGCAAACCGCCCAGCCGGTCACTTTCGGTCACCATATGATGGCCTGGTTTGAAATGATTAAACGTGACGTCGAACGTTTGGAAGACTGCCGCAAACGCGTCAACACCCTACCGTTGGGCTCCGCCGCACTGGCCGGCACCACCTACCCGATTGAGCGGGAGGTGACCGCCGAGTTGCTGGGCTTCGACCGTATTTCGCAAAACTCCTTGGACGGCGTCTCCGACCGCGATTTCGCCATCGAATTCACGGCCTTTGCCGCCACCTTCCTGATGCATTTGTCACGTTTTTCGGAAGAGTTGGTGCTGTGGTCGTCTGCGCAATTCAATTTCATCGATTTGCCGGATCGTTTCTGTACCGGCTCGTCGATCATGCCGCAAAAGAAAAACCCGGATGTGCCGGAGTTGGTGCGCGGCAAAACCGGCCGCGTTTACGGTCATCTGATCAGCTTGCTGACGCTGATGAAATCCCAGCCGCTGGCCTACAACAAAGACAACCAGGAAGACAAGGAACCTTTGTTTGACACCGTCGATACCGTACGCGGCAGCTTGCGGGCCTTTGCCGACATGGTGCCGGCCATTATCGTCAATCGTGATGTGACCTATGACGCGGCCAAGCGCGGCTTCTCCACCGCCACCGATTTAGCGGATTACCTGGTCAATAAAGGATTACCGTTCCGCGACGCGCACGAAGTGGTCGGCCTAGCCGTGGCGCATGGTTTACAAAACGGGCAGGATTTATCGGAAATGTCACTGGAAACCTTGCAAAGCTTCCACGGCAGCATCACGGATGATGTCTTTGAGGTCTTGACGCTGGAAGGGTCGGTGTCGGCTCGAAACCACCTGGGCGGCACGGCACCCGAACAGGTTAAGGCGGCGATTGCACGCGCCAAATCCGAACTCTAA